The Actinomadura sp. WMMB 499 genome includes a window with the following:
- a CDS encoding cytochrome P450: protein MEPQIPRGQSARAEFPPAEASPPHPPLESLARLPLLNRDYESRPAAFYERLRAEYGPVAPVDVLGVPVWLVLGYAQVLDVLRDARGVWSRRVDSWRAYREGRVPADWPMLPVVESGSSGFRDGAESTRLRSAWSEGLRPFQERGRPQARELERAVHAYADELITVLAESGGRSGWADLSAQFARPLPLMVTGRLIGFPTDSGADEMIMDLWRVLDAGPDAQEASDRLLARVAEVCAARVREPREDLPSYMLAAAPDLTADELTREMAMLTGLSGDITANLICNTITEVLIGETGARDSLSAGMIKEAINRASIAHPPMANLAFRWPRSDVRIGRFRIAAGDPVMVSPAAAHLDPAFTGGGAQDSVYSSRAHLAWSAGPHACLGRDLATTITMIAVERAFHRFSSLDLALPPDQLPWRSSPLIRGLRSLPVNYTLAEELPPRAEAPAPEPSRDAAGAGEPGSTSLVRRITRLMRRS from the coding sequence GTGGAGCCGCAGATTCCCCGAGGACAGTCCGCACGCGCAGAGTTCCCGCCCGCGGAGGCGTCACCGCCGCATCCGCCCCTGGAGTCGCTGGCCCGGCTCCCCCTGCTGAACCGCGACTACGAGTCGCGGCCCGCCGCGTTCTACGAGCGGCTGCGCGCCGAGTACGGGCCGGTCGCGCCGGTGGACGTGCTGGGCGTGCCCGTCTGGCTGGTGCTCGGGTACGCGCAGGTGCTGGACGTCCTGCGGGACGCCCGCGGCGTCTGGAGCCGCCGGGTCGACTCGTGGCGCGCCTACCGGGAGGGGCGGGTCCCCGCGGACTGGCCGATGCTGCCGGTGGTCGAGTCCGGCAGCTCCGGGTTCCGGGACGGCGCCGAGTCGACCCGGCTGCGCAGCGCGTGGAGCGAGGGGCTGCGGCCGTTCCAGGAGCGCGGGCGCCCGCAGGCCCGGGAGCTGGAGCGGGCGGTGCACGCCTACGCGGACGAGCTGATCACCGTCCTCGCGGAGAGCGGCGGCCGGTCGGGCTGGGCGGACCTGTCCGCGCAGTTCGCGCGCCCGCTGCCGCTGATGGTCACCGGCCGGCTGATCGGGTTCCCGACCGACTCCGGCGCGGACGAGATGATCATGGACCTGTGGCGGGTACTGGACGCGGGCCCGGACGCGCAGGAGGCGTCCGACCGGCTGCTGGCGCGGGTCGCCGAGGTGTGCGCGGCGCGGGTGCGCGAGCCGCGCGAGGACCTGCCGTCGTACATGCTCGCCGCAGCGCCCGACCTGACGGCCGACGAGCTCACCCGCGAGATGGCGATGCTGACGGGCCTGTCGGGGGACATCACCGCGAACCTGATCTGCAACACCATCACGGAGGTGCTGATCGGGGAGACCGGCGCCCGCGACAGCCTGTCCGCCGGGATGATCAAGGAGGCGATCAACCGGGCGTCCATCGCGCACCCGCCCATGGCGAACCTGGCGTTCCGGTGGCCGCGGTCGGACGTGCGGATCGGCCGGTTCCGGATCGCCGCCGGGGACCCGGTCATGGTCTCCCCCGCCGCCGCGCACCTGGACCCGGCCTTCACCGGCGGCGGCGCGCAGGACTCGGTGTACAGCTCCCGCGCGCACCTGGCCTGGAGCGCGGGCCCGCACGCCTGCCTCGGCCGCGACCTGGCGACCACCATCACGATGATCGCCGTGGAGCGCGCGTTCCACCGGTTCTCGTCCCTGGACCTGGCGCTGCCGCCCGACCAGCTTCCGTGGCGCTCGTCCCCGCTGATCCGGGGGCTGCGGTCGCTGCCGGTGAACTACACGCTGGCCGAGGAGCTCCCGCCGCGCGCGGAGGCGCCCGCCCCGGAGCCCTCGCGGGACGCCGCGGGCGCGGGCGAGCCGGGATCGACGTCGCTGGTGCGGCGGATCACGCGGCTGATGCGCCGCTCCTGA
- a CDS encoding aminotransferase class I/II-fold pyridoxal phosphate-dependent enzyme, whose amino-acid sequence MAGHMTPEEFRRYGRQVVDWIADYQERIESYPVLSRALPGEVLAGLPEHPPERGEGFEEILADMDRVVLPGITHWQHPGFFAYFPANASGPAILGELLSAGLGVQGMLWATSPACTELETRVLDWLAELLDLPAGFRSDGPGGGVVQDSASGAALVAILAAQHRADGGAAGRDGIAGRRTLYVSSQTHSSLEKAARMAGIGAANVRVVDVDPATLAMDPAHLDALLAEDAAAGALPVLVCATVGTTSTTAVDPVRAIGEVCRRHGVWLHVDAAYAGVAAVCPEFRWINDGLAEFADSYSTNPHKWLLTNFDCNAMWVADREPLLGALSILPEYLRNRASASGDVVDYRDWQIPLGRRFRALKLWSVIRWYGAEGLREHVRTGVRLAQDLAAEIADDPAFELLEPHPFGLVCFRPCWDGLDGDDADAATLRLMERLNASGELYVTHTRVGGRVLLRMAIGAPATADEHVRAAWKLIRNEAAAAGPAAG is encoded by the coding sequence GTGGCCGGACACATGACGCCGGAGGAGTTCCGCCGGTACGGCAGGCAGGTGGTCGACTGGATCGCCGACTACCAGGAGAGGATCGAGTCCTACCCGGTGCTGTCGCGGGCGCTGCCCGGCGAGGTGCTGGCAGGCCTGCCCGAGCACCCGCCAGAGCGGGGCGAGGGCTTCGAGGAGATCCTCGCGGACATGGACCGCGTCGTGCTCCCCGGCATCACCCACTGGCAGCACCCGGGCTTCTTCGCCTACTTCCCGGCGAACGCCAGCGGGCCCGCGATCCTCGGCGAGCTGCTGTCGGCCGGGCTCGGCGTCCAGGGCATGCTGTGGGCGACGAGCCCCGCCTGCACCGAGCTGGAGACCCGCGTCCTGGACTGGCTCGCCGAACTGCTCGACCTGCCGGCCGGGTTCCGCTCGGACGGGCCCGGCGGCGGCGTCGTCCAGGACTCGGCGTCCGGCGCGGCCCTCGTGGCGATCCTCGCCGCGCAGCACCGCGCCGACGGCGGCGCGGCCGGCCGCGACGGCATCGCCGGCCGCCGCACCCTCTACGTCAGCTCGCAGACGCACTCGTCCCTGGAGAAGGCCGCCCGGATGGCCGGGATCGGCGCGGCGAACGTCCGCGTCGTCGACGTCGACCCGGCCACCCTCGCCATGGATCCCGCGCACCTGGACGCGCTGCTCGCCGAGGACGCCGCGGCGGGGGCGCTCCCGGTGCTGGTCTGCGCGACCGTCGGCACCACCTCCACCACGGCGGTCGACCCGGTGCGCGCGATCGGCGAGGTGTGCCGCCGGCACGGCGTGTGGCTGCACGTCGACGCCGCGTACGCCGGCGTCGCGGCGGTCTGCCCCGAGTTCCGGTGGATCAACGACGGGCTCGCCGAGTTCGCCGACTCCTACTCCACCAACCCGCACAAATGGCTGCTCACCAACTTCGACTGCAACGCCATGTGGGTCGCCGACCGCGAACCCCTCCTCGGCGCCCTGTCGATCCTCCCCGAGTACCTGCGCAACCGGGCCAGCGCGTCCGGCGACGTCGTCGACTACCGGGACTGGCAGATCCCGCTCGGCCGCCGGTTCCGCGCCCTTAAGCTGTGGTCGGTGATCCGCTGGTACGGGGCGGAAGGGCTGCGCGAGCACGTCCGCACCGGGGTCCGGCTGGCGCAGGACCTCGCCGCCGAGATCGCCGACGACCCGGCGTTCGAGCTGCTGGAGCCGCACCCGTTCGGGCTCGTGTGCTTCCGCCCGTGCTGGGACGGGCTGGACGGCGACGACGCGGACGCCGCGACGCTGCGGCTGATGGAGCGCCTCAACGCGTCCGGCGAGCTGTACGTCACCCACACCAGGGTCGGCGGGCGGGTGCTGCTGCGCATGGCGATCGGCGCGCCCGCCACCGCCGACGAGCACGTGCGCGCCGCCTGGAAACTCATCCGCAACGAGGCCGCCGCCGCGGGCCCGGCCGCGGGCTGA